One genomic window of Rhizomicrobium sp. includes the following:
- a CDS encoding LLM class flavin-dependent oxidoreductase produces the protein MKFTWFNLMPWPYLPDDFREKNRSVWVDIDQRLFDPVKSHEVYNTYLDLLEYAADVGFDAVGCNEHHQNGYGIMPSPNIIAAALARRTKDTALVVLGNSIALYNPPVRVAEEFAMLDCISGGRLVAGFPVGTSMDTNFCYGQIPALTREKYEEAHDLIIKAWTTRDPFAFNGRYTKLRHVNIWPRPIQQPHPPIHIPGGGSVETYDFCIDNTYSYSYLSFSGYIRGKALLDGYWRRVEERGVPDRSPYRAGFAQTICVADTDAEAERLYKEHIDYFYNRCLHVHGGFADAPGYRTIKTIQTGALSQYAPPTGYSKLTWKDLIEQGHVVAGSPETVRQRLEELAKSLHVGNLFCLLHVGNMPKEKCMYSTKLFAEKVMPKLRNVFPEYADDDRFWCHPIKQVKPGNLPSEKAALESVGAAR, from the coding sequence ATGAAATTCACCTGGTTCAACCTCATGCCCTGGCCCTATCTGCCGGACGATTTCCGGGAGAAGAACCGTTCGGTCTGGGTCGATATCGACCAGCGCCTGTTCGATCCGGTGAAGAGCCACGAGGTCTACAACACCTATCTCGATCTCTTGGAATACGCCGCCGATGTCGGCTTCGACGCGGTCGGCTGCAACGAGCATCACCAGAACGGCTACGGCATCATGCCGTCGCCCAACATCATCGCCGCGGCGCTGGCGCGGCGGACCAAGGACACGGCCCTCGTCGTGCTGGGCAATTCCATCGCGCTCTACAATCCGCCGGTCCGCGTCGCCGAGGAGTTCGCGATGCTCGACTGCATCTCGGGCGGCCGTCTGGTGGCGGGCTTTCCGGTCGGCACCTCGATGGACACCAATTTCTGCTACGGCCAGATCCCGGCGCTGACCCGCGAGAAGTACGAGGAAGCGCACGATCTCATCATCAAGGCATGGACGACGCGCGACCCCTTCGCCTTCAACGGCCGCTACACCAAACTGCGCCATGTGAACATCTGGCCGCGCCCGATCCAGCAGCCGCATCCGCCGATCCACATCCCCGGCGGCGGCAGCGTCGAGACCTATGATTTCTGCATCGACAACACCTATTCCTATTCCTACCTGTCGTTCAGCGGCTATATCCGCGGCAAGGCCCTGCTCGATGGCTATTGGCGGCGGGTGGAGGAGCGCGGCGTGCCCGACAGATCGCCCTACCGCGCCGGCTTCGCCCAGACGATCTGCGTCGCCGACACCGACGCCGAGGCCGAACGTCTGTACAAGGAGCATATAGACTATTTCTACAATCGCTGCCTGCACGTCCATGGCGGCTTCGCCGACGCGCCGGGCTACCGCACGATCAAGACGATCCAGACCGGCGCCCTGTCGCAATACGCCCCGCCGACCGGTTATTCCAAGCTGACCTGGAAGGATCTGATCGAGCAGGGCCATGTCGTCGCCGGCTCGCCCGAGACGGTGCGCCAGCGGCTGGAGGAGCTCGCCAAATCGCTGCATGTCGGCAATCTGTTCTGCCTCCTGCATGTGGGGAACATGCCGAAGGAGAAGTGCATGTACTCGACCAAGCTGTTCGCCGAGAAGGTGATGCCGAAGCTGCGCAACGTGTTCCCGGAATACGCGGACGACGACCGCTTCTGGTGCCACCCGATCAAACAGGTGAAACCCGGCAACCTGCCGAGCGAGAAGGCGGCGCTCGAATCCGTCGGCGCGGCGCGGTGA
- a CDS encoding alpha/beta fold hydrolase produces MPLELKTVATPHVPVRYLEGGSGAPLVFLHGAGGALANDAFLNRLAEKYHVYAPLLPGYGDSEECHELRDMLDFTLHGWDVVEALGLTDPILVGHSMGGMIAAEMAAVAPHDVTRLALICPAGLWLDAHPIPDIFATLPYEMPKLLFHDVEAGTRLLTAGLSFGDPKFLQTYLVTNARQLGMAGKILFPIPERGLATRLYRIKAKTVLIWGDSDKLIPPAYAHGFKKGIAGAELVSIPEAGHMVTLEKTEQVVQAIGRVA; encoded by the coding sequence ATGCCCCTCGAGCTCAAAACCGTCGCCACGCCGCATGTTCCCGTCCGCTATCTCGAAGGCGGCTCCGGCGCGCCGCTCGTCTTCCTGCACGGCGCCGGCGGGGCGCTGGCGAACGATGCGTTCCTGAACAGGCTCGCGGAGAAATATCACGTCTACGCGCCGCTCTTGCCCGGCTATGGCGACAGCGAGGAATGTCACGAGCTGCGCGATATGCTCGACTTCACGCTGCATGGCTGGGACGTGGTCGAGGCGCTCGGCCTGACGGATCCGATCCTGGTCGGCCATTCGATGGGCGGCATGATCGCGGCCGAGATGGCGGCGGTGGCGCCGCACGACGTGACGCGGCTGGCGCTGATCTGTCCGGCCGGATTGTGGCTCGACGCCCATCCGATCCCCGATATCTTCGCGACGCTGCCCTATGAGATGCCCAAGCTCCTGTTCCACGATGTCGAGGCGGGCACCAGGCTGCTGACCGCGGGCCTGTCCTTCGGCGATCCGAAGTTCCTGCAGACCTATCTCGTCACCAATGCGCGCCAGCTCGGCATGGCGGGCAAGATCCTGTTTCCGATTCCGGAGCGCGGGCTCGCCACGCGCCTCTATCGCATCAAGGCCAAGACGGTGCTGATCTGGGGCGACAGCGACAAGCTGATCCCGCCGGCCTATGCGCACGGCTTCAAGAAGGGCATCGCCGGCGCGGAGCTGGTCTCGATCCCCGAAGCCGGCCACATGGTGACGCTGGAGAAGACCGAGCAGGTCGTGCAGGCCATCGGGCGCGTGGCGTAG
- a CDS encoding HWE histidine kinase domain-containing protein yields the protein MSRPARLLITAVFLAFAMLAAWLAGGPWGALFFFPALMIAGVFGGVELAILAYAASLIAAARLISGADLWLFAAAAAAQTLVALVLRVFFRESRRWGVRYRRLLSATAAAVTVSDDRGRIERPHPDLERLTGMSWPGYAGTNWLAAVHPEDHAKLRPPGPYKDVTVQRAEIRLKDPASGDWRWHLMRAVPLLDEKGEVEEWISTLTDVHERKLSGEQRDMIVGEARHRLKNLMTIIDSLVKSSRPRDADANVDAYQKKLIGRLHALSAAGDLALAGNYTTINAREIVAATLAPFLETESARLTFEGPDLALNQTTGGSLALGVHELTTNAIKHGALSRPEGRVDFRWTVTANENGGRVEMVWRETGGPPPKRPERDGYGARVIAFIPSREQNGQVTMDYPPEGFVCRIAFTLPAAPPVPADIE from the coding sequence TTGTCCCGCCCGGCGCGCCTGCTGATCACGGCGGTCTTTCTGGCGTTCGCGATGCTCGCGGCCTGGCTCGCGGGCGGCCCTTGGGGGGCGCTGTTCTTCTTCCCGGCGCTGATGATCGCCGGCGTTTTCGGCGGCGTCGAACTGGCGATCCTCGCCTATGCGGCCAGCCTGATCGCGGCGGCGCGGCTTATTTCCGGCGCCGATCTGTGGCTGTTCGCCGCCGCCGCCGCGGCGCAGACGCTGGTCGCGCTCGTGCTTCGGGTTTTCTTCCGCGAAAGCCGGCGCTGGGGCGTGCGCTATCGCCGCCTGCTGTCGGCCACCGCCGCGGCGGTGACGGTGTCGGACGATCGCGGACGCATCGAGCGGCCGCATCCCGACCTCGAAAGGCTGACCGGCATGAGCTGGCCCGGCTATGCGGGCACCAACTGGCTCGCCGCGGTCCATCCCGAGGATCATGCCAAGCTGCGGCCGCCCGGCCCCTACAAGGACGTGACGGTGCAGCGCGCCGAGATCCGCCTCAAGGATCCGGCGAGCGGCGACTGGCGCTGGCACCTGATGCGCGCCGTGCCGCTGCTCGACGAAAAGGGCGAGGTCGAGGAGTGGATATCCACCCTCACCGACGTGCACGAGCGCAAGCTCAGCGGCGAGCAGCGCGACATGATCGTGGGCGAGGCGCGCCACCGGCTGAAGAACCTGATGACGATCATCGATTCGCTGGTGAAGAGCTCGCGGCCGCGCGACGCGGATGCGAATGTCGATGCCTATCAGAAGAAGCTGATCGGCCGCCTGCATGCCTTGAGCGCGGCCGGGGATCTGGCGCTGGCCGGCAACTACACGACGATCAACGCCAGGGAGATCGTGGCCGCGACGCTGGCGCCGTTCCTCGAGACCGAATCGGCGCGGCTCACCTTCGAGGGACCCGACCTCGCGCTCAACCAGACGACGGGCGGAAGCCTGGCGCTCGGCGTGCACGAGCTCACCACCAACGCGATCAAGCACGGCGCGCTCTCCCGGCCGGAGGGCCGCGTCGATTTCCGCTGGACGGTGACGGCGAACGAAAACGGCGGCCGGGTCGAGATGGTGTGGAGGGAAACCGGCGGGCCGCCGCCGAAGCGGCCGGAACGCGACGGCTATGGCGCGCGGGTGATCGCGTTCATTCCGTCGCGCGAGCAGAACGGCCAGGTGACGATGGACTATCCGCCCGAGGGCTTCGTCTGCCGCATCGCGTTCACGCTGCCGGCCGCGCCGCCGGTGCCGGCGGACATCGAATAG
- a CDS encoding LUD domain-containing protein: MSARDEILESIRARQLARTPKPTVYRAPPTESDPVEAFAKTLSAQYADVRLLDNMADVPAAIADILRGRNMAPMVHIAPDSELASLDLPNVEIRREPPGQFDAAVTLAPFAIAETGTLAYPSGKGAPASWHFRPVLEIAILRASSVVAELEDVLAALQNGLPSTLNLVSGPSRTGDIEQTMEVGAHGPKALAVLVVRS, encoded by the coding sequence ATGAGCGCGCGCGATGAAATCCTCGAATCGATCCGTGCGCGGCAGCTTGCGCGGACCCCGAAGCCCACCGTCTATCGCGCGCCGCCGACCGAGAGCGATCCGGTCGAGGCCTTCGCGAAGACGCTCTCGGCGCAATACGCCGACGTTCGCCTGCTGGACAACATGGCCGACGTCCCCGCCGCCATCGCCGACATCCTGCGCGGCCGCAACATGGCGCCGATGGTCCACATCGCGCCGGATTCGGAATTGGCGTCGCTCGACCTGCCGAATGTCGAGATCAGGCGCGAGCCGCCCGGCCAGTTCGACGCCGCGGTGACGCTGGCGCCCTTCGCCATCGCCGAGACCGGCACGCTCGCTTACCCTTCGGGCAAGGGGGCCCCGGCGTCGTGGCATTTCCGGCCGGTGCTGGAGATCGCGATCCTGCGCGCTTCCTCGGTCGTCGCCGAACTGGAAGACGTGCTGGCCGCGTTGCAGAACGGCCTGCCCTCCACCCTCAACCTGGTCAGCGGCCCCTCGCGCACCGGCGACATCGAGCAGACGATGGAGGTGGGCGCGCACGGCCCGAAGGCGCTGGCGGTGCTGGTGGTGCGCTCATAG